The DNA sequence TATTGAGTATgaagtataaactataaagaACCTCTCAATGCAGTTTCTGTATCAGCAATGGAGTACAGATCAAGTGTCTAACAACAAGTGTTCAACCTAGATTAGGGAAGATTTGCATGTGTTTCCAAGATCTAGAATTTAGCATATTTAACTACACCGACATTACTGGCATACATTTGACACCCTGGTATCTTCATGTCTTTTCATATTAGTTCCTTGGACCACAGGAGAGACTATGGCAATGAACCGAAGCAATCAAAGCATTTAATGGAGTTTTGTTTTTTAACAAAAGCAAGCATTTAATGGAAGGAAAGATACAGATTCTAACCAGTTTTGTCCTATTAGGTCTTTTGGCatatttgatattgtaaatgaagttatttttactttttcttccATGTTCTCACATGAATTTGTTACCTGGTTGATGAAACAAATCAGTCTGGTGGGGATACTTGTCATGTTTATTGTCCTAGAGAAAAAGACATTGGAGCAACAGAAAAGATCATAGGGATGAAAGAAATACTTACACAAATGAGCAACCAGACCTTCGGTGCCTTTTCTGCTTAACTATATCCTTCCTTCTTGGAGGTTGAAGAACAGCCTTGATGGCAGTGTCAAACACCGCTTTGACATTCTAATCAATCAAGTAGAGTTCATCACTCAGTGGTCTTATCAAACAAGAACTTGACACTATTTAACAGTTTTAGATTCGAGAATATCCTTTAAAAAGATTAGACATGAAATAACCCCAGAACTTAGGCTTTAACTCTACCTGTTGGGTCTTAGAGCTGCATTCAATATAAGCTGCAGCTCCTATTTGCTTTCTCAACTCCTCTCCCTGTATACTAAgcataatgagcttcttatacATAAATGTAACGCTTTTATGAAAATACAATACGAAAATGAACCAATACACACAAATCAGTACCTGAGCAGAAGTTATGATGTTCGATCCCATATGATCAGCTAGATAGCGCATGTCCTCACGAAGATCTAATACAAAGAAAATATAAGCTTGGCATTAAGAATATGAATTCTAAATGCATTACTTGTTGGgaaaaaaatttgcaaaagttaAATTGTTGCCTACCAAGCTTTGTCCCAACAAGGACAATTGGAACATTAGGCGCAAATCGGCGAAGTTCTGGCATCCACTGAGAAGCACATACAATGGACGAAGTTAGTCAgtgaacatcaaactaaaacCAGAAGAACACAATTCAATAATTGATTTAAAATGATGCATTTCCCCCATTTGAAAACTCCTAAATTGCAGAGTAAAAGTAAAGTAGTTTGAAATGAAATGGCTTTACTTTTTTTACAGCTTGATCCAAGATCATATAAAGCGCAGTGAACCTTTTAAAGAAAAAGTGcagtgaaaagaaaagaaaagatgttGGCCATGATGTCAGTACCTTCTTAAGAACATTCTCATAGCTAGCTCTACTAATTAGAGAGAAagccaacacaaatatatctGCACCTCTGTAACTTAGTGGCCTCAACCTGCTGTAGTCCTCCTGACCTTTAAACCAAACACATATACTTAGTCAAAACCGAAAAAATTAGCCGAAACACCAACTCCAAATCTTGAAGACAAGAATAAGCACTACAGAAGAAAGAACCAAAATACCTGCAGTGTCCCATAGCCCCAAATTGACAATATTTCCATCCACAGCCACATTTGCACTAAAATTGTCAAACACTGTGGGTATATAATCCTGCCACATAACAAAGAACAGAGATTTACAGAGATTACTAAATTACGAGCCCAATCTCAACATTCATTACATACAGTAAAATTAACTTTTCACCTTCTTTGTGGTTTTTAGCTCAATGTATACAGTAAAACTTCAGTACCCAAGACAAATAagcaaaaagagagaagaaatttgAATTAAAGAAACAAACCACTTTGGGAGTTGAGGCAAACCCAAAACAGAAATCTCATGAAATATCCATAAATGcaagaattaaagaaagaaagagaatttCTTAGATGGGTATTTAAGGACTCACAGTAGGAAACTTGTTGCTGGTGTAGCAAATTAGCATGCAGGTCTTCCCTACAGCTCCATCCCCAACAGTAACACATTTAATGAACTTTGAAGCACTCATTCTTTCAACCCCACAAATTCAAAACAGTAGCTCTTTAGCTAAAAGCACTGGGACTTGTATAATCTTCAATAAAAGTTATGTCCTTTAAGGAAACCCAGAAGAGGAGGCTACCGATTCAAACAAAAAGTTGAACAGGAAGTATAGCTTGTGGAAGAAGAAGTAGCAGAGCTAAGACAGACAACAGTGACTGGCTTATGTTGAGCTGTGAGGTGCTGCTATATAGGCCAAGTTTTACTCgaatatcaagaagaaagaTTTAAAATGAAGCAtatgagagagggagagagagagagttgctcTTCTCTTGTTTCTAGTCAAAGGGTCCTAACTGAACCTATGCACTTTCCAGTTCCCCTaaataaatttcaaatcaaaaccataaaatatttttttgaaatttgataAAATGGGCCCCCTTCTCAAACGGTACCTATAAGCTTGATAGGCCATCTTGGCTCCCTTTATTGCT is a window from the Rosa chinensis cultivar Old Blush chromosome 2, RchiOBHm-V2, whole genome shotgun sequence genome containing:
- the LOC112189418 gene encoding rac-like GTP-binding protein ARAC7, with protein sequence MSASKFIKCVTVGDGAVGKTCMLICYTSNKFPTDYIPTVFDNFSANVAVDGNIVNLGLWDTAGQEDYSRLRPLSYRGADIFVLAFSLISRASYENVLKKWMPELRRFAPNVPIVLVGTKLDLREDMRYLADHMGSNIITSAQGEELRKQIGAAAYIECSSKTQQNVKAVFDTAIKAVLQPPRRKDIVKQKRHRRSGCSFVSIVCGGCDA